Within the Dehalococcoidia bacterium genome, the region CGCGCGTCACGCGACGCTTCCTCCGTGACGCTGGTCGCCGTATCGAAGACGCACGCCGCGCGGAGCATCGCCGAAGCGTATGCCGCCGGGCAACGCGACTTCGGCGAGAATCGGGTGCAAGAAGGCGCAACGAAGATCGAGGAACTGCGCGCAACGGGCGTCACACCGGTATGGCATCTGCTGGGCCACTTGCAGGGCAACAAGGTGCGGGCCGCGCTGAGCCTCTTTGATATACTCCACGGCGTTGACTCGGAACGGCTTGGCGAAGCGATCAGCGCACGTGCGGACCGGCCCGTGCGAGTGTTCCTGGAAGTGAACATCGCGGGCGAGGCGACCAAGCAGGGAGTGCCGCCCCCGGCGGCGCCGGCCCTCGCTGAGGCCATTGGGAGGCTCCCTAACATCGAACTTGCGGGTCTGATGACCGTGGCGCCCATGGTCGATGATCCGGAGGACGTGCGTCCGGTCTTCCGGACGC harbors:
- a CDS encoding YggS family pyridoxal phosphate-dependent enzyme, with translation MSDIGLRLERVRSRIADACDRASRDASSVTLVAVSKTHAARSIAEAYAAGQRDFGENRVQEGATKIEELRATGVTPVWHLLGHLQGNKVRAALSLFDILHGVDSERLGEAISARADRPVRVFLEVNIAGEATKQGVPPPAAPALAEAIGRLPNIELAGLMTVAPMVDDPEDVRPVFRTLRELRDAIGLRELSMGMTDDYEVAVEEGATVVRIGRAIFGPREG